The following are from one region of the Streptomyces fradiae genome:
- the pepN gene encoding aminopeptidase N — protein MPGENLSRDEARERAELLTVDGYEVHLDLRSAVGESGDGVRTFRSVTTIRFRRTGSGDATFVDLIAPSVNAVTLNGRELDPKAVFDGSRIAVDGLADENVLVVDAQCAYSRTGEGMHRFVDPEDGEVYLYTQYEPADARRVYANFEQPDLKAPYRFAVDAPEGWTVWSNGVGEQDADGRWHFAETAPISTYITCVVAGPYHYVTDTYKRTLADGSELEIPLGAMCRKGLAKHFDADDVFLITKQGFDFFHDNFDYPYPFGKYDQAFVPEYNLGAMENPGMVTFREEYIYRGKVTQAAYERRANVILHEMAHMWFGDLVTMVWWDDLWLKESFADFMGSFSLAEATRFTNSWVTFANNRKAWAYRADQLPSTHPITADIRDLEDAKLNFDGITYAKGASVLKQLVAYAGRDAFLEGARRYFKRHAYGNTRLSDLLTVLEETSGRDMKAWAKSWLQTSGVNSLTPDVTYDAEGRITELAVVQEGDELRPHRAAVGLYKLSGGDLVRYARVEADITGARTVVAELAGAEKPDLVLVNDDDLTYCKVRFDEGSLATLRAHLGDITDPLARALCWSALWNLTRDGLMPARDFVKVALEFAGRETDIGVLQMVHAWAQSAVTHYAAPEWRPEGGRLLAEGGLRELRLAEPGSEHQLTWARFFAAVASSDADLQLLEGLLDGSAGIDGLDVDQELRWAFLEPLATHGRADEARIGAELTRDDTATGKRHQVRCLAARPSAAVKAQAWAQVVESDALSNALVEATIAGFVRPSQRELIAPYAEKYFAVIERIWAERSIQIGMDVVRGLFPGLQDRDETLASTDAWLADHADAAPALRRLVLEARDDLARALRAQECDARAA, from the coding sequence GTGCCCGGTGAGAATCTGTCCCGCGACGAGGCCCGCGAGCGGGCCGAGCTGCTGACCGTCGACGGGTACGAGGTCCACCTCGACCTGCGTTCGGCGGTCGGCGAGTCCGGGGATGGTGTGCGCACCTTCCGGTCGGTGACCACGATCCGCTTCCGGCGCACCGGCTCGGGCGACGCCACCTTCGTGGACCTGATCGCCCCCTCGGTGAACGCGGTCACCCTCAACGGGCGCGAGCTCGACCCGAAGGCCGTCTTCGACGGCTCCCGGATCGCGGTCGACGGCCTCGCCGACGAGAACGTGCTGGTCGTCGACGCCCAGTGCGCCTACAGCCGCACCGGCGAGGGCATGCACCGCTTCGTCGACCCCGAGGACGGCGAGGTCTACCTCTACACCCAGTACGAGCCGGCCGACGCCCGTCGCGTCTACGCCAATTTCGAGCAGCCCGACCTCAAGGCGCCGTACCGCTTCGCGGTGGACGCGCCCGAGGGCTGGACGGTGTGGTCGAACGGCGTGGGCGAGCAGGACGCCGACGGACGGTGGCACTTCGCCGAGACGGCGCCCATCTCCACGTACATCACCTGTGTCGTCGCCGGTCCGTACCACTACGTCACGGACACGTACAAGCGCACCCTCGCCGACGGCTCCGAGCTGGAGATCCCGCTGGGCGCCATGTGCCGCAAGGGGCTCGCCAAGCACTTCGACGCGGACGACGTCTTCCTGATCACCAAGCAGGGCTTCGACTTCTTCCACGACAACTTCGACTACCCGTACCCCTTCGGGAAGTACGACCAGGCCTTCGTGCCCGAGTACAACCTCGGCGCCATGGAGAACCCGGGCATGGTCACCTTCCGCGAGGAGTACATCTACCGCGGCAAGGTCACGCAGGCGGCGTACGAGCGCCGGGCCAACGTGATCCTGCACGAGATGGCCCACATGTGGTTCGGCGACCTGGTCACCATGGTGTGGTGGGACGACCTGTGGCTGAAGGAGTCCTTCGCCGACTTCATGGGCTCCTTCTCGCTCGCCGAGGCGACCCGCTTCACCAACAGCTGGGTGACCTTCGCCAACAACCGCAAGGCGTGGGCGTACCGCGCCGACCAGCTGCCGTCCACCCACCCGATCACGGCCGACATCCGTGACCTGGAGGACGCCAAGCTGAACTTCGACGGCATCACCTACGCCAAGGGCGCCTCGGTCCTGAAGCAGCTGGTGGCGTACGCGGGCCGGGACGCGTTCCTGGAGGGCGCCCGCCGCTACTTCAAGCGCCACGCCTACGGCAACACGCGCCTCAGCGACCTGCTGACCGTCCTGGAGGAGACCTCCGGCCGGGACATGAAGGCCTGGGCGAAGTCCTGGCTGCAGACCTCCGGCGTCAACAGCCTCACCCCGGACGTCACCTACGACGCCGAGGGCCGGATCACCGAGCTCGCCGTGGTCCAGGAGGGCGACGAGCTGCGCCCGCACCGCGCCGCCGTCGGCCTGTACAAGCTCTCCGGCGGGGATCTCGTGCGGTACGCGCGCGTGGAGGCCGACATCACCGGCGCCCGCACCGTCGTGGCCGAGCTGGCGGGCGCCGAGAAGCCCGACCTGGTCCTGGTCAACGACGACGACCTCACGTACTGCAAGGTCCGCTTCGACGAGGGCTCGCTCGCCACGCTGCGCGCGCACCTCGGCGACATCACCGACCCGCTGGCCCGCGCGCTGTGCTGGTCGGCGCTGTGGAACCTGACCCGCGACGGCCTCATGCCGGCCCGTGACTTCGTCAAGGTCGCGCTGGAGTTCGCGGGCCGCGAGACCGACATCGGCGTGCTGCAGATGGTGCACGCCTGGGCGCAGTCGGCGGTCACCCACTACGCGGCGCCCGAGTGGCGTCCGGAGGGCGGGCGGCTGCTCGCCGAGGGCGGGCTGCGCGAGCTGCGGCTCGCCGAGCCGGGCAGCGAGCACCAGCTGACCTGGGCGCGCTTCTTCGCCGCCGTGGCCTCCTCGGACGCCGACCTCCAGCTTCTGGAGGGCCTGCTCGACGGCTCGGCCGGCATCGACGGCCTCGACGTCGACCAGGAGCTGCGCTGGGCGTTCCTGGAGCCGCTGGCCACCCACGGGCGTGCCGACGAGGCGCGGATCGGCGCGGAGCTGACCCGGGACGACACCGCGACCGGCAAGCGCCACCAGGTGCGCTGTCTGGCCGCCCGCCCGTCGGCGGCGGTCAAGGCGCAGGCCTGGGCGCAGGTCGTCGAGTCGGACGCGCTGTCCAACGCCCTGGTGGAGGCGACGATCGCGGGCTTCGTGCGGCCCTCGCAGCGCGAGCTGATCGCGCCGTACGCGGAGAAGTACTTCGCGGTGATCGAGCGGATCTGGGCCGAGCGCTCGATCCAGATCGGCATGGACGTGGTGCGCGGGCTGTTCCCGGGGCTGCAGGACCGGGACGAGACGCTGGCCTCGACCGACGCCTGGCTCGCCGACCACGCCGACGCCGCCCCGGCGCTGCGCCGGCTCGTCCTGGAGGCGCGGGACGACCTGGCCCGGGCGCTGCGGGCCCAGGAGTGCGACGCGCGCGCCGCGTAG
- a CDS encoding superoxide dismutase — MAIYTLPELPYDYAALEPVINPQIIELHHDKHHAAYVKGANDTLEQLAEARDKEQWGSVNGLEKSLAFHLSGHILHSIYWNNMNSPKDGGGGEPLAADGVGELADAITESFGSFAGFKTQLTKAAATTQGSGWGVLAYEPISGRLIVEQVYDHQGNVGQGSVPILVFDAWEHAFYLQYKNQKVDFIEAMWQVVNWQDVQKRYADAKGRTPLIGI; from the coding sequence ATGGCGATCTACACGCTTCCTGAACTGCCGTACGACTACGCGGCGCTGGAGCCGGTGATCAACCCGCAGATCATCGAGCTGCACCACGACAAGCACCACGCGGCCTATGTGAAGGGGGCGAACGACACCCTGGAGCAGCTGGCGGAGGCCCGCGACAAGGAGCAGTGGGGGTCGGTCAACGGCCTGGAGAAGAGCCTGGCCTTCCATCTGTCCGGCCACATCCTGCACTCGATCTACTGGAACAACATGAACAGCCCGAAGGACGGAGGCGGCGGCGAGCCGCTGGCCGCCGACGGGGTCGGCGAGCTCGCCGACGCGATCACCGAGTCCTTCGGCTCCTTCGCCGGGTTCAAGACCCAGCTGACCAAGGCCGCCGCGACCACCCAGGGCTCCGGCTGGGGCGTCCTCGCCTACGAGCCGATCAGCGGCCGGCTGATCGTCGAGCAGGTCTACGACCACCAGGGCAACGTGGGCCAGGGCTCGGTCCCGATCCTGGTCTTCGACGCCTGGGAGCACGCCTTCTACCTGCAGTACAAGAACCAGAAGGTCGACTTCATCGAGGCCATGTGGCAGGTCGTCAACTGGCAGGACGTGCAGAAGCGCTACGCCGACGCCAAGGGCCGCACCCCGCTGATCGGCATCTGA
- a CDS encoding serine hydrolase domain-containing protein — protein MSATRTARTVRTLLAAGLVAGLTATALAAPAVAATAAPSAPAASAKPSHALTQQALDAVVAEGVPGAVAQARDGKDRWTGTAGERNGNDRFRVGSITKTFTATVLLQLQAEGRLDLDDPVEKWLPGVVRGHGHDGREITVRQLLNHTSGIYGYTEDPGFQEKVFGPGFLEHRYDTWTPEQLVAIAMTHEPDFAPGTSWNYSNTNFVLAGMVIEKVTGRPYGKAVENRIIKPLKLRATSVPGAKSRMPQPHSPAYSKLTLDGTGPVHDVSDLNPSLAGAAGEMISDANDLQTFYRALLKGRLLPKAEMKEMTDTVATPLDGGSTRYGLALTQTKLSCGKEVWGHSGGIHGSTSHAVVTRDGAHSLAANLNADWTGDTQPLLEAEFCGTAPKQ, from the coding sequence ATGTCAGCCACACGCACCGCACGCACCGTCCGTACCCTCCTCGCCGCCGGACTGGTCGCCGGCCTCACCGCCACCGCGCTCGCCGCACCCGCCGTCGCCGCCACTGCGGCCCCGTCCGCCCCGGCCGCCTCGGCGAAGCCGTCCCACGCCCTCACCCAGCAGGCCCTGGACGCGGTCGTCGCCGAGGGCGTGCCCGGCGCCGTCGCGCAGGCCCGGGACGGCAAGGACCGCTGGACCGGCACCGCCGGCGAGCGCAACGGCAACGACCGTTTCCGGGTCGGCTCCATCACCAAGACCTTCACCGCCACCGTGCTGCTCCAGCTCCAGGCCGAGGGCCGGCTCGACCTCGACGACCCGGTCGAGAAATGGCTGCCCGGCGTGGTCCGCGGCCACGGCCACGACGGCCGCGAGATCACCGTCCGGCAGCTGCTCAACCACACCAGCGGCATCTACGGCTACACCGAGGACCCGGGCTTCCAGGAGAAGGTCTTCGGCCCCGGCTTCCTGGAGCACCGCTACGACACCTGGACCCCGGAGCAGCTCGTCGCCATCGCGATGACCCACGAGCCCGACTTCGCGCCGGGCACCTCCTGGAACTACTCCAACACCAACTTCGTGCTCGCCGGCATGGTCATCGAGAAGGTCACCGGCCGCCCCTACGGCAAGGCCGTCGAGAACCGGATCATCAAGCCCCTGAAGCTGCGGGCCACCAGCGTCCCCGGCGCCAAGTCCCGTATGCCGCAGCCGCATTCACCCGCGTACTCGAAGCTGACCCTGGACGGCACCGGACCGGTCCACGACGTCAGCGACCTCAACCCGAGCCTCGCCGGCGCGGCGGGCGAGATGATCTCCGACGCGAACGACCTGCAGACCTTCTACCGCGCCCTGCTCAAGGGCCGACTGCTCCCGAAGGCCGAGATGAAGGAGATGACCGACACGGTCGCCACTCCCCTCGACGGGGGGTCGACGCGGTACGGACTCGCGCTGACGCAGACGAAGCTGAGCTGCGGGAAGGAGGTCTGGGGCCACAGCGGCGGCATCCATGGATCCACCTCGCACGCCGTGGTCACCAGGGACGGCGCGCACTCGCTCGCCGCGAACCTCAACGCCGACTGGACGGGTGACACCCAGCCCCTCCTGGAGGCGGAGTTCTGCGGCACGGCCCCCAAGCAGTAG
- a CDS encoding DsbA family protein encodes MSESRTTAEFFFDPLCPWAWMTSRWMLEVEKVRPVDVRWKVMSLAVLNENRLDELPEQYREMLETQAWGPVRVVIAAQQLHGDEVVGKLYTALGTRFHNNGEGPTREAVVGALTDVGLPAELADFMDKDTYDTELRASHQEGIDKVGQDVGTPVISVPGPDGDEVSFFGPVVTPTPRGEAAARLWDGTLLVAATPGFFEIKRTRTANPSFE; translated from the coding sequence ATGTCCGAGAGCAGGACCACCGCAGAGTTCTTCTTCGACCCGCTGTGCCCGTGGGCCTGGATGACCTCCCGCTGGATGCTGGAGGTGGAGAAGGTGCGCCCGGTCGACGTGCGCTGGAAGGTCATGAGCCTGGCCGTGCTGAACGAGAACCGGCTCGACGAGCTGCCCGAGCAGTACCGGGAGATGCTGGAGACCCAGGCCTGGGGCCCGGTCCGCGTGGTGATCGCGGCCCAGCAGCTGCACGGCGACGAGGTCGTCGGCAAGCTCTACACGGCGCTCGGCACCCGGTTCCACAACAACGGCGAGGGCCCGACCCGCGAGGCGGTCGTCGGCGCGCTCACCGACGTCGGCCTGCCGGCCGAGCTCGCGGACTTCATGGACAAGGACACCTACGACACCGAGCTGCGCGCCTCCCACCAGGAGGGCATCGACAAGGTCGGCCAGGACGTCGGCACCCCGGTGATCTCCGTGCCCGGCCCGGACGGCGACGAGGTCTCCTTCTTCGGCCCGGTGGTCACCCCGACCCCGCGCGGCGAGGCCGCGGCCCGGCTGTGGGACGGCACCCTGCTCGTCGCCGCGACGCCCGGCTTCTTCGAGATCAAGCGCACCCGGACGGCGAACCCCAGCTTCGAGTAG